From Candidatus Neomarinimicrobiota bacterium, the proteins below share one genomic window:
- a CDS encoding type II 3-dehydroquinate dehydratase, which produces MMMRILVLYGPNLNLLGLVSAHTGTRLTLDKLNRVLRRRAGKLDVELKFFQTQSESDASKIIQRQRNNVEGLLLIPGRWAQTGHLLRETVEITRLPLAVFHLEPEPGPWHSAKESLFLDVAVHEAKGATPEEVTAFLERFVAHLRP; this is translated from the coding sequence ATGATGATGCGTATTTTGGTCCTGTATGGCCCTAATCTCAACTTACTGGGCCTGGTATCGGCACACACTGGTACCCGCTTGACCTTGGACAAACTCAACCGGGTCCTGCGCCGCCGGGCTGGAAAGCTGGATGTGGAGTTGAAATTCTTTCAAACCCAGTCCGAATCCGACGCCAGCAAGATTATCCAGCGGCAGCGCAATAATGTGGAGGGCCTCCTGCTGATTCCGGGGCGCTGGGCTCAAACGGGCCACCTTCTGAGGGAAACCGTAGAGATCACCCGCTTGCCCCTGGCCGTCTTCCACCTGGAGCCGGAGCCGGGACCCTGGCATAGCGCCAAGGAGTCCCTCTTTCTGGATGTGGCTGTTCATGAAGCGAAAGGTGCGACTCCTGAGGAAGTGACAGCTTTCCTGGAGCGCTTCGTCGCTCATCTTAGGCCCTAG
- a CDS encoding DMT family transporter — MDTSRTKDLLADFVLFLAALIWGTTFALVKASLSYTTPFMFMTMRFTLALIIMTAVVSPHIKALSRRELTGGILTGGSIFLGFTFQTWGLVYTTASKSAFITGLNVVLVPFLLWGLIHQRIRAKRWIAAGLATVGLYLLTNPQSGAGINRGDLLTLACAVAFAVQIILLGIYAPTIHTLRYFWVQLITVTLLSALATLAVAGWEVTPSGTLWLGLGITGVLGTAGAFLGMTWAQRRTTPTRTALILTSEPVFGALFAVTIAGEFLSLIAWIGSALIVAVIIWSELGNQNPQAARA; from the coding sequence TTGGATACCTCCCGCACGAAAGACCTCCTCGCCGACTTCGTCCTTTTCCTGGCAGCTTTAATCTGGGGAACCACCTTCGCCCTGGTCAAGGCTTCGCTCAGCTACACCACCCCTTTCATGTTCATGACCATGCGATTCACACTGGCCCTGATCATCATGACCGCCGTGGTATCACCGCACATCAAGGCCCTCAGCCGCCGCGAATTGACAGGGGGCATTCTCACCGGGGGATCGATTTTTCTCGGATTCACGTTTCAAACCTGGGGACTGGTCTACACCACTGCCAGTAAATCAGCCTTCATTACCGGGCTGAACGTGGTGCTGGTCCCCTTTCTGCTGTGGGGCCTGATTCACCAGCGAATCCGGGCTAAGCGGTGGATCGCGGCAGGGCTGGCCACGGTGGGACTGTACCTTCTCACCAATCCCCAGAGCGGTGCCGGTATCAACCGGGGCGACCTCCTCACCCTGGCCTGTGCGGTTGCCTTCGCCGTGCAGATTATCCTCCTGGGCATTTACGCCCCCACCATTCATACTCTGCGCTATTTCTGGGTGCAGCTCATCACGGTGACGCTCCTATCGGCACTGGCAACCCTAGCAGTGGCCGGCTGGGAGGTGACGCCCAGCGGGACGCTCTGGCTGGGGCTCGGGATTACCGGTGTGCTGGGGACGGCGGGGGCGTTTTTAGGGATGACCTGGGCTCAGCGGCGGACTACCCCTACCCGGACCGCCCTGATTCTCACCAGCGAACCGGTCTTTGGAGCTCTCTTCGCCGTGACCATCGCCGGGGAATTCCTCAGTCTTATCGCCTGGATAGGGAGCGCACTCATCGTAGCGGTAATCATCTGGTCAGAACTAGGGAATCAGAATCCTCAGGCAGCTAGGGCCTAA
- a CDS encoding PfkB family carbohydrate kinase, translating into MTAKPILAVGSIALDTIETPSGQRREILGGSATFFAAAASLFAPVRLVGVVGSDYPEEGWQLFRDLGVDVSNVQQADGSTFRWGARYSPQMTSRETLYTHLGVFEDFQPILSEKNRQTEIVYLGNIQPSLQLAICADTPAARHIISDTMNLWIDTHRAELELVLRKTDIFLINDEEARQLTGLDNLDACAHWLLDAGPSAVVIKQGHRGALLATKGQRKHIPIYPHTRVVDPTGAGDSFAGGFISYIARDGESHLEDAVVRGAATASFTVEGFGLEGLLRATSRGIEFRMAAIRELMD; encoded by the coding sequence TTGACTGCAAAGCCCATTCTGGCTGTGGGCTCAATCGCCCTGGACACGATTGAAACTCCCTCAGGTCAACGGAGGGAGATATTGGGTGGCTCTGCAACCTTTTTTGCAGCCGCCGCCTCCCTATTTGCTCCTGTCCGCCTGGTGGGCGTGGTTGGTTCAGACTACCCTGAGGAGGGATGGCAGCTGTTTCGGGATCTGGGAGTTGATGTAAGCAATGTTCAGCAAGCCGATGGCAGCACTTTCCGATGGGGAGCGCGGTACTCCCCACAAATGACCAGCCGGGAAACCCTCTATACCCATCTAGGTGTATTTGAGGATTTCCAGCCCATCCTTTCCGAAAAGAACCGCCAGACGGAGATTGTATATCTGGGCAACATCCAGCCTAGCCTGCAGTTAGCCATCTGCGCCGATACACCCGCTGCCCGGCATATTATCAGCGATACCATGAATCTGTGGATTGACACCCACCGGGCGGAGTTAGAACTGGTCCTCCGGAAAACCGACATCTTTCTGATCAACGATGAGGAGGCGAGGCAGCTGACCGGACTAGACAATCTGGACGCGTGCGCTCACTGGCTGCTGGATGCGGGGCCCTCAGCAGTGGTTATCAAGCAGGGTCACCGGGGCGCCCTGTTAGCGACAAAGGGCCAGCGCAAGCACATCCCCATCTACCCTCACACCAGGGTAGTGGACCCTACTGGTGCGGGCGATAGCTTCGCCGGGGGATTCATCAGCTATATCGCCAGGGACGGTGAATCTCATCTGGAGGATGCCGTGGTCCGGGGAGCAGCGACGGCTTCCTTTACGGTGGAGGGATTCGGGCTGGAGGGACTCTTGCGGGCCACATCCAGAGGCATCGAATTCAGGATGGCGGCAATCCGGGAACTCATGGACTAA
- a CDS encoding tetratricopeptide repeat protein, producing MKRQLVVIILAGLVLIIDQSCESQEFVSAKMYIQQQDLERAEEFFLKALELDSEKNNAKIPYLLAKDVYAEQRRYEDMNQMLEEALQRNPSQRMGQYTIKELVQNLRQVQWSMEYKRGADLYNATINATGGEPPNEEQRQQFLQAKTHFETAILIWPEEGAVFTNLVYCYRQLGDVEGEQAALNDALEKDPENGVVLLLAGERAWNDGDYEQAVSYYERAHEALPDNIDVMQRLTAVYLETDNSQAALEILEEAQRQAPKDPDVYYNLGAVYANIGNEALEKGQELYREAVSIEEIPIEKLEVAVENFKQAQKAYSESLYFMDNTLAINPDDPFAAQAIKEIQSTKKILDTLQRSAEEIIRKSQ from the coding sequence GTGAAAAGGCAATTAGTAGTCATTATCCTCGCGGGTCTGGTCCTCATTATCGATCAGAGCTGTGAGAGCCAGGAATTCGTCTCCGCCAAGATGTATATTCAACAGCAAGATCTGGAAAGAGCGGAGGAGTTCTTCTTGAAGGCTCTCGAACTGGATAGCGAGAAAAACAACGCCAAAATTCCCTATCTCCTGGCAAAGGACGTTTACGCTGAGCAGCGCCGGTATGAGGATATGAACCAGATGCTGGAGGAGGCCCTGCAGCGAAATCCCTCCCAGCGGATGGGCCAATATACCATTAAGGAGCTGGTCCAGAACCTTCGGCAGGTGCAATGGTCCATGGAATACAAGCGGGGGGCTGACCTGTATAATGCCACGATCAATGCCACCGGCGGCGAGCCGCCCAATGAGGAACAGCGGCAGCAATTTTTGCAGGCCAAAACGCATTTTGAAACCGCTATCCTCATCTGGCCGGAAGAGGGGGCCGTTTTCACTAATCTGGTCTATTGTTACCGGCAATTGGGCGACGTCGAGGGAGAGCAGGCCGCCCTTAACGACGCTCTCGAAAAGGATCCCGAAAATGGAGTGGTATTGCTGCTGGCAGGTGAGCGTGCCTGGAATGATGGCGACTACGAGCAGGCTGTCAGTTACTATGAACGGGCTCACGAGGCCCTCCCAGACAACATCGACGTGATGCAGCGGCTGACAGCAGTTTATTTAGAGACTGATAATTCTCAAGCAGCTCTCGAGATCCTCGAGGAAGCTCAGCGACAGGCACCGAAAGACCCTGACGTTTACTATAACTTAGGTGCGGTTTATGCTAACATCGGCAATGAAGCATTGGAAAAAGGTCAAGAACTATATCGGGAAGCCGTAAGCATCGAAGAAATCCCTATCGAGAAACTGGAAGTGGCTGTGGAGAATTTCAAACAGGCCCAGAAGGCCTATTCCGAATCCCTCTATTTCATGGACAACACGCTGGCGATTAATCCTGATGATCCTTTTGCGGCCCAGGCCATCAAGGAGATTCAGAGCACGAAAAAGATACTTGACACGCTGCAGCGATCGGCTGAGGAGATTATCAGAAAGAGCCAATAA
- the eno gene encoding phosphopyruvate hydratase, which translates to MPAITSVRGREVLDSRGNPTVEVEVRLNDGSLGRAIVPSGASTGKHEAVELRDSDPSRYLGRGVRRAVANVNGELAEAVIDCEALDQAGLDETMIKVDGTPNKGRLGANAILGVSLAVAHAAANSSGQPLYAYLAGKREKYTLPIPMMNILNGGQHADNNLDIQEFMILPIGASSFAEALQMGVETFHQLKTVLKGKGLTTAVGDEGGFAPDLKSNEEAIEVILEAIQRTGYHPGKQLFLALDAAASSFYDKASQRYHLASENKMLDAQELIDFYEVLAHSYPIISLEDGLAEDDWSNWQLLQSRMGSSVQIVGDDLTVTNQQRLQRAIDLKAINAILIKLNQIGTVTETLRTIAQAQEAHFGVIVSHRSGETEDISIADLAVATGVGQIKTGSASRTDRIAKYNQLLRIEETLAGEARFAGKEVFPMFGSRESSG; encoded by the coding sequence GTGCCTGCAATAACCTCTGTTCGCGGCCGCGAGGTTCTAGATTCCCGCGGCAATCCCACTGTCGAGGTCGAAGTCCGCCTGAATGACGGCTCTTTGGGAAGGGCTATCGTCCCTTCTGGGGCCTCCACCGGTAAGCACGAAGCAGTCGAGCTGCGGGATAGCGATCCCAGCCGCTATCTGGGAAGGGGAGTCCGTCGAGCCGTGGCCAATGTAAATGGGGAATTGGCTGAAGCAGTCATTGATTGCGAGGCTTTAGATCAAGCCGGGCTGGATGAGACCATGATCAAAGTGGATGGAACCCCCAATAAGGGTCGCCTTGGCGCCAATGCCATCCTCGGCGTCTCCCTGGCCGTGGCCCACGCAGCCGCCAATTCCTCCGGCCAACCACTTTACGCCTATCTAGCCGGGAAGCGGGAAAAGTACACCCTGCCTATCCCCATGATGAATATCCTGAACGGCGGTCAGCACGCTGATAACAACTTGGATATACAGGAGTTTATGATATTACCGATTGGTGCCAGCTCCTTTGCCGAGGCCCTGCAGATGGGGGTGGAAACCTTCCATCAGTTGAAGACTGTTCTCAAGGGCAAAGGACTGACCACCGCGGTGGGCGATGAGGGAGGGTTTGCCCCCGATCTTAAATCCAACGAGGAAGCTATCGAGGTAATTTTAGAGGCTATTCAGCGCACCGGATATCATCCTGGGAAGCAGCTGTTCCTGGCGTTGGACGCTGCCGCCAGTTCGTTCTATGACAAGGCAAGCCAACGATACCATCTGGCCTCTGAAAACAAGATGCTTGATGCCCAAGAGCTAATTGACTTTTACGAAGTATTAGCCCATTCCTATCCCATCATATCCCTCGAGGATGGTCTGGCTGAAGACGACTGGAGCAACTGGCAGCTGCTTCAGAGCCGAATGGGAAGCTCGGTGCAGATAGTGGGAGATGATCTCACCGTCACCAACCAGCAACGCCTTCAGCGGGCCATTGACCTGAAGGCTATCAACGCCATTCTCATCAAGCTCAACCAGATTGGTACAGTCACTGAGACCTTGCGCACTATTGCCCAGGCCCAGGAAGCGCACTTCGGCGTGATTGTTTCCCACCGCTCTGGAGAGACCGAAGACATTTCCATCGCCGATCTGGCCGTGGCTACTGGAGTTGGGCAGATTAAGACCGGTTCAGCCAGCCGCACCGACCGCATCGCCAAATACAACCAGCTGCTCCGCATAGAGGAAACCTTAGCTGGCGAGGCGCGCTTCGCCGGCAAAGAAGTATTTCCCATGTTCGGCAGTAGAGAATCCAGCGGATGA
- a CDS encoding septum formation initiator family protein: protein MRRRKDRAHHPKRWISVIVIMVIFLYILLNRHGLFRLYQLRAEQERLEVEIALLQERATQLRQEMSSLQNDLVYIERLAREKYRMVKRGEKVFRVMQNSRPPIRNEGAEDPR, encoded by the coding sequence GTGCGCAGGCGGAAAGACCGCGCTCACCATCCCAAGCGCTGGATAAGCGTGATTGTGATAATGGTGATCTTCCTATACATCCTTTTGAATCGGCATGGACTGTTCCGCCTATATCAGCTACGTGCTGAGCAGGAACGCCTGGAGGTGGAAATTGCGCTGCTCCAAGAGCGGGCCACCCAGTTGCGCCAAGAGATGAGCAGCCTGCAGAACGATCTTGTTTACATTGAACGCCTGGCGCGGGAAAAGTATCGTATGGTCAAGCGGGGCGAGAAGGTGTTCCGGGTAATGCAGAACAGCCGGCCACCCATTCGAAATGAAGGAGCAGAAGACCCACGATAA
- a CDS encoding NUDIX domain-containing protein: MGYLEYCSNCGARNETHELGGRKRRVCPSCGTVHYENPRPAVTIVIGRNGRILLVKRAVPPAMGEWCLPGGFMEVRESAADAARRELTEETGLTARDLSFMGICPYPGGIAGDLLVLAFATEDFTGQITPGDDALEARFFTLEQLPPVAFRCHREIIRMYQDSLMNSPADLGTWEAGAKSR; this comes from the coding sequence ATGGGGTACCTGGAGTACTGTTCCAATTGCGGGGCGCGGAATGAAACTCATGAGCTGGGGGGCCGCAAGCGGCGCGTTTGCCCTAGCTGCGGAACCGTGCACTACGAAAATCCGCGGCCAGCGGTGACCATTGTGATTGGGCGGAATGGAAGGATTTTATTAGTGAAACGGGCTGTTCCGCCTGCTATGGGTGAATGGTGCCTGCCGGGAGGATTTATGGAAGTTCGGGAGAGTGCTGCCGATGCAGCCCGAAGGGAACTGACCGAAGAGACCGGTCTCACGGCGCGAGACCTCTCCTTCATGGGAATATGTCCCTATCCGGGAGGTATCGCCGGCGACCTGTTGGTGCTGGCCTTCGCAACCGAGGATTTCACCGGCCAGATCACCCCCGGCGATGATGCCCTGGAGGCTCGCTTCTTCACACTGGAACAACTGCCGCCAGTGGCCTTCCGCTGTCATCGGGAGATCATCCGCATGTATCAGGACTCACTGATGAACTCCCCGGCAGACCTGGGGACCTGGGAAGCTGGAGCGAAAAGCCGCTAA